In Novipirellula galeiformis, one DNA window encodes the following:
- a CDS encoding DUF2185 domain-containing protein yields MKKNFAIPLEKIKPVAEGYGGCFATDVIMVDGEPVGYMYREEADFEEDSGWRFLAGIESQNYLDDANNTGIYDINEVANYDPNIIPMLDSPVGSAFEWDEETESFVAVDEEDDEEE; encoded by the coding sequence ATGAAAAAGAACTTTGCGATCCCTTTGGAAAAGATCAAACCTGTTGCCGAAGGCTACGGTGGCTGCTTCGCCACGGATGTCATCATGGTCGATGGCGAACCGGTGGGCTACATGTACCGCGAAGAAGCGGACTTTGAAGAGGATAGTGGTTGGCGTTTCCTGGCGGGCATTGAATCCCAAAATTACCTCGATGATGCCAATAATACCGGGATTTACGACATCAACGAGGTCGCCAACTACGACCCCAACATCATTCCCATGCTCGATTCCCCTGTCGGTTCGGCGTTCGAATGGGATGAAGAAACCGAGTCGTTCGTTGCTGTGGATGAAGAGGATGACGAAGAGGAATGA
- the ppnP gene encoding pyrimidine/purine nucleoside phosphorylase: protein MKVNEYFDGNVKSIGFENSEGRVTSGVMAVGEYEFGTSEKELMKVVSGELKVKLPGASRFESFPSGSEFRVDANQKFQVQVEQQTAYLCFYS, encoded by the coding sequence ATGAAGGTCAACGAGTACTTCGACGGCAACGTCAAATCGATCGGTTTTGAAAATAGCGAAGGGCGAGTGACGTCCGGGGTGATGGCCGTTGGCGAATACGAGTTTGGCACCAGTGAGAAGGAGCTGATGAAGGTCGTTTCGGGGGAATTGAAAGTGAAGCTTCCCGGAGCGAGTCGCTTTGAATCGTTTCCCTCGGGCAGCGAGTTTCGCGTCGATGCGAATCAGAAGTTTCAAGTGCAAGTCGAGCAACAAACCGCCTACCTGTGTTTCTACAGCTGA
- a CDS encoding APC family permease, which translates to MKRDVGIFGATMMGLGSILGTGIFVSIGVAAGVAGPAVLLAIAIAALVAIANGLSSAQLAANHPLSGGTYEYGYRWLHPRLGFTAGWMFLCAKSASAATAALGFAGYALNTLGGDTSRWIVPLAVGMVLVLTLLVLTGIRRSNQANIVIVAATLLSLVAFVIAGLPIAMGAGISHWRPFFISNVTNGNSSIAGLLEACALMFVAYTGYGRIATLGEEIHDPKRSIPIAIIITLALSMVCYGSVGFVAIGSSGAETLSAATQRQAAPLEVIARGFSLPAIAPLVAIGAVTAMLGVLLNLILGLSRVAYAMGRRGDLPAGLARVSPSASTPYVSVLCVGGIIAGLTLIGNVKTTWSFSAFTVLIYYAITNLAATRLSSDERLYPRFIPWIGLVACVFLAFWVEPLIWMIGLALIAIGLVWQQMSSRFV; encoded by the coding sequence TTGAAACGAGACGTTGGAATCTTTGGCGCAACGATGATGGGATTGGGCTCGATTCTGGGCACGGGGATCTTCGTCAGCATCGGGGTTGCGGCGGGCGTAGCGGGACCGGCGGTGTTATTGGCGATCGCGATTGCCGCCCTGGTCGCCATTGCCAACGGGCTTAGCAGTGCTCAACTCGCTGCGAATCATCCGCTCAGCGGTGGGACGTATGAGTATGGTTATCGATGGTTACATCCGCGTCTCGGCTTCACGGCGGGATGGATGTTTTTGTGTGCCAAGAGCGCCTCGGCGGCAACCGCTGCATTGGGATTCGCTGGATATGCGTTGAACACGTTGGGAGGGGACACTTCCCGATGGATCGTGCCGCTGGCCGTGGGGATGGTCCTCGTCCTGACGCTCCTCGTGCTGACGGGGATTCGCCGCAGCAACCAAGCGAATATCGTGATCGTTGCGGCCACCCTACTCTCGTTGGTCGCATTCGTGATCGCCGGATTGCCGATCGCGATGGGAGCGGGAATATCGCATTGGCGTCCCTTCTTTATCTCGAACGTCACCAACGGCAACTCATCAATCGCCGGCTTACTCGAAGCGTGTGCCTTGATGTTTGTGGCTTATACCGGCTATGGGCGAATCGCGACCTTGGGCGAAGAGATTCATGACCCCAAACGAAGCATTCCGATTGCAATCATCATCACGTTGGCACTTTCGATGGTTTGCTATGGCAGTGTCGGCTTCGTGGCGATTGGATCCTCGGGTGCCGAAACCTTGTCTGCGGCCACTCAGCGGCAAGCCGCTCCATTGGAGGTGATCGCACGCGGATTTAGCCTGCCCGCGATCGCTCCCCTGGTTGCAATTGGTGCCGTGACGGCGATGCTCGGCGTGCTGCTGAATCTGATTCTCGGGCTCTCACGCGTGGCCTACGCAATGGGCCGCCGCGGCGACTTACCCGCCGGATTGGCACGCGTGAGCCCGTCGGCATCAACCCCTTACGTTTCCGTCCTGTGTGTCGGGGGAATCATTGCCGGGCTGACCTTGATCGGCAACGTCAAAACAACATGGTCGTTCAGTGCATTCACCGTGTTGATTTATTATGCGATCACCAATCTTGCTGCGACTCGACTCTCCAGCGACGAGCGTCTCTACCCGCGTTTCATCCCCTGGATCGGCCTGGTCGCTTGTGTGTTTCTCGCCTTTTGGGTCGAGCCACTGATTTGGATGATCGGGCTCGCATTGATCGCGATCGGACTCGTGTGGCAGCAAATGAGCTCACGCTTTGTCTAA